From the genome of Falco cherrug isolate bFalChe1 chromosome 15, bFalChe1.pri, whole genome shotgun sequence:
AGTTAACATATGATGTGTCTCCAGAAGGCATGAAATATTGGTAGATATTgctaagaaaattaatttttctgtttcccaacTGGTCCCATGTCAactgctgggggaaaaaatgccaaatGTTGGCACCTTCTGGTTAAAGAAGCTGTTCTATTCCCTCCTTAGTTGGCACGTATGTCGTTACCAATCCATAATCTCCAAAGGGAGATCCATAgggatttttatatttcatgttCACCTGTTGCATCTGATGGGACCATCCCAGTGTAAGGATTTTTTTACCTGTGTAGTTATCCCCCAGGCAACTTTTCTTCATTAACACCACGTGTGAGCCCACATATTCTGAAACAACTATTTCACATATGGTGTTAATCAAAAGTTAATGGGGGCTAACTTCATGTGTAAACATCTCGCTAGAAATGCGATTCAGATGTTGGGTCCCCTCCATTCGTAATAGCCTGGTCACTTATTTCATCCTGTGGTGCTGGTAGCGCAGTCTTTGTTAGAGGTGTCTCAGTCTTGAAAAGAGAATCCATTTTTATCTGGGTTTTTATGTTGAAAGACTTCTGGAAGGATTCTGATGTGAAGTAATAGATGAAGGGGTCAAAGCAGCAGTTCATTGTTGCAATGCACAATGTGATTGGGTACAGTGTCCTCGCAAACCTCTCCAAGGAGCAATTTGCTATCGCTTGGGACCGCACAAGAGCATACAAGAAGAGTATGGAATTGTAAGGCACAAAGCACACAACAAAAATGGCCACGTGCACAATGATCATTTTCAATACTTTCTCTTTGTTTGTCCCAATCTGAGACAAGGTGGCAGGTTTCCGGAGAGTCCTGAGAACTAAAGAAGAGCATGTAAGGTTGAGTAGCAAAGGAATTATGAAACCTACCACTTCAATAAATATGGTGATCTTAGACAGATAGGTTTTCCAGATACGTTTGGAAAAACCTTCAAAACAGGTCGTGCTGGTGTTAGAAATGTTGGTTGTGGAGAACAAGGAAGCTGAAATTCCACCGCTGAGGACCAGTATCCAAACACCAGCACAGACTATGGCAGAATTTCTCCTGGTCCTGATGGTGCGAGATTGGAATGGATAGACGATAGCAAGGAAACGGTCAACACTAATGCAGGTGAGGAACAGCATGCTCCCATAGATGTTAGTGAGAAATGCTGTACCAGAAATCTTGCACAGGCTATCTCCAAAAGGCCAATGCCtgttaaaattataaaaaattttaaaaggcaaagtgaacacaaaaagcaaatctgaaacAGCTAGGTTTGTCATGAAAATGGCTGTTTCACTTCGCATTTTCATCcga
Proteins encoded in this window:
- the LPAR4 gene encoding lysophosphatidic acid receptor 4, which encodes MGNHSNNHTCLTDDSFKYNLYGAVYSVVFILGLITNCASLFVFCFRMKMRSETAIFMTNLAVSDLLFVFTLPFKIFYNFNRHWPFGDSLCKISGTAFLTNIYGSMLFLTCISVDRFLAIVYPFQSRTIRTRRNSAIVCAGVWILVLSGGISASLFSTTNISNTSTTCFEGFSKRIWKTYLSKITIFIEVVGFIIPLLLNLTCSSLVLRTLRKPATLSQIGTNKEKVLKMIIVHVAIFVVCFVPYNSILFLYALVRSQAIANCSLERFARTLYPITLCIATMNCCFDPFIYYFTSESFQKSFNIKTQIKMDSLFKTETPLTKTALPAPQDEISDQAITNGGDPTSESHF